Below is a window of Gossypium hirsutum isolate 1008001.06 chromosome A12, Gossypium_hirsutum_v2.1, whole genome shotgun sequence DNA.
actaagtttataacatcttcatttcttctctctacaatatttaccaacacttcctcttattactcttcactaacatatcaaaacataccatacttaaggttttggtaacatttacaaaacataccaaaatatcacttaacaacttagatactttcaaaatgaccaaaagacatcctaggtacaatgccattttccaaaaagatagaaacttcaccaatttgagtttgGGGATTGGCTTGTATGCTGAGTTcttatactttcgtacctagcctacgcacggaaacaaaccgtacactgagaatactctcagtggtatttctataaacaatagcttaatcaactttaaaacatggtaattcaaacacattattgctattattcaatatcaatcagtactttaataacctttactttatttacccttattaacataactcggacactgacggatacacggatccaacccacactccgagataagcacatagtgcttcatcggaataaatccggaactttaatattatagtacacaaagtacttcatcggaacaaatccgaaactttaacagtagtcgacacatagtgtctcatcgactcaatgtcggaatatcccaatacttccaattcctatgacatgtcaactatatccgactagcccgacactgttaatagggtattcaaaatcacattcatttcaatatggtaaaaatacttacctcattcacattttcatacaatataaatatcaaatatagcaataacgattgagctcggtttatagaaatacaaatcactatttatcgaatttaatcgatatcttcgttcactttctcttttcccttctttgatgacgtatccggtgctacgtttgctactaacaatcatacaattaaaaatcatcaatatattaattcataaaacacattttcactttctatcaaacttttacaaaaattccaatttcgtcctttttccattactaatcttttttctttaacttaagcttcatattctcttttaatcaactcattaacaatttctaactcataaaattcattataaaacataaattttgagctctattcaacttagtccctatttaaacctaacttagaaattcctttaactaatcacttctaacttcaatttctatcaatttaacccataaaacctcaatttattcaactaaatcaatatctaaaaattctctatttttcttcattttaacctcatacatgtagaactttgaattaggcatccataaacataaaaatcataagaaaatgagctaaaacaacttaccaatcaaactttagggccttaatcctaaaatttcccttttttatttctttctttctttcttctttctttcacgTTTGCTCTTTGTTAGTCTTTctatcttctttttctattttatcaattttacttattatactattattaacctataataaatataaaactaacatgtgtaatagctataacataaaatatcttatagctattacacatatataccaactattacacacgttattcaatattaacacacacatggcacttagggtctaattactagattagtcccttttacttctttaatctataattaaacttttattccttatgcaatttagccctttaaactaaattcaatctacttcacttaattaaacactaaataaccattcaactataattcataaatatttctaataaatattcatgaataaatttcacggaaacagtactcaagactcaatttccgataccgtaactttcggttcattacatTATGTTGTTAAGGATAGTTGACTTGGGTACCTTAGTTGAGTAGCTCTTGTGGCAGAATAGATTGCTAATTGAGAGTTTGAAATCCTATTGTAgcataatattattttatctacATGAACTACTAAAAATAAATAGTAGTTCCAATAAAGTATTAAATAAGGGGTATTTTGACTTAGAAATTTAATCAAAGTATTAAATAATGGGAATTGCTATGTGGGTTAGCTACTATTTATAAGCTTTAGAGAGTGGAGTTCAACAATGCtatcttattatttttctattataccCTCCATTAAGGCCCTATTTATGTCAACGCCTctgttatattaattaaataacttcCAACACTTAATCTGTGGCTAACATTTGCTTGgtgttaactttaatttaatggtTTTTTACTAAGCTCTAaaccttaatatttatatatattttttattcttttaaagttaaattcaatttttaactTTACAAAATGTTTTCTATCGAAAATGTTGgctaaaacattcatttttctTATGATGTCGTGATGTCAACTCATGTGTACTTTGTATTGGCATGACGTTATTTATCTTTtgcaataaataattttaaaattataagaatttaaaaaaaaacaaaaaaaattctaaaaaaaatacacaTTGATTAGCATCCATTAAAAATAGCAATTTAACACTTTTTGGAAAGCAAATCatgaaatttaacttattttataagattgactattaaatttaattaaagaaatataaaatttaaaggttttttttggGTAGAAAACTATACTTTTTAAGAAAGGGAGCTGAAATAGTCAAAAACAAAAGCTATGGAGTAGCCAAGAATTTGATTCCATCATCTTTCTTTTggtttaatcatattttaaagcCGAAAGGAGAGACACATATACGAGCATGACTTCAATTTCAATGcgggatttagggtttaaattttgaCGAATGGCCAATGGCAATGGGAGGGGTGCAAAAGAGGCCCCTTTTTCCTTAGGGTTCAACTGTCTTATTCCTTTGGTTGGCTAATGAAACCATAGCTTCAAAAACAAAGGCAAGATTTTGAAAGCAAATTCGATGGTTAGGGCAAAGAGTATCTTCAATAGGTACATATTCTTTGCCAGTTTTCCAACCCATACCGTATAATAAAACTAGTAGGGGTGGCAAAATAACTCGAAATCAATCAGACTTTTTTGGGTTTAGTTTGAGGTTAGTTTTTGATCAATCTCGCCTCGAAAAATATTATCAAAACAATTCGGCTTTAGTTTCATATAAGATTTTACGAGAGTTTAaatgtttttcgtatttttataagaatgaattttgtaaaattaatataatataaaaatattttaaattttttttatttttttatttagagtcaaatttaagtatcgtaaattttacataaaatcaATTCAAATGATATTAAAAAGAGATTGGAATAAGAAAAAAACCAGCACGTCTCACCCAATGGGGTGTGTAGAACTCATCAAACGGTGCATAAGCGACTCTACAGTCTCACCATTGTTCACTTTACTTCATAAGTTCATATAAATGAGAAAGGCAGAGGAGATCTTGGACAAAATCTTAAGTtgtaccaatatatatatatatatctaaaagcTACTtccaaatatttacatattttagttACAAAATTGTACACAAATAATGATATTTCTAGTCAATAAACAACACTTATATATCAATATTTTTCTAACTGCATGCATGAATgcaacatttatatatataatattataaggTTTTGGATTGCTTGTTTGTGTTCAGAACTTTGTGGCCTTCCATGTCTGCTAATGCTTGAGAAACTTTAGTAAAATTTGATGATAAATGTTATGGTATTTGTTATTATTGATCCGCTATCCGGTCGGGTTTTGGCTCGTAGCCTACATTGTTGGTGACCTGAGTTCGCACGGTGTGGGTTCACACTACCATACAGATGAACCATCAAGTAAAAAATACGTGTTAATTTTAAAGTAGGGTACGTGTTGACATGCATAGGGACGTACTTACGACGTCACATCCATGAACAGTAATCGTATcatataaatagaaaatttaacccTTCTAAAAGGGATATACACACAAAAATACTCAACAAtaattttttcattcatacaTGCATGATCCCTTATTGCTTCTGactatctttttaatttagtatggagttaaatttgataaaatattctTTTCTTAATTACTAATCTTTTCTAAATTGTgtacatataaaaataacttGATTTGTATAcgagaaaatattttagtaatttcataacTGAGGCGATGTCTAATTGACCCGTGACATCAATTCaataaaacacttaaaataaGTATACATTGACATATAGCTTTTGGTTTGTcttttttaagaacaaaaataTCTTCCATATTCGTTTTATGGTTCATAAAGAGAATAATCTTTTCGAAAATTTTTGAGAGTGTAACGTAACTATCTGCCActgggttaattatttttttagcattcactttataaataaaatacatatatatattcattgtattaaattgaaGTGAGATTTAAGGTATGATTTGTAAGCTTTATATGATTGATAGCTGAAAACAAGACATTAAAAATCTATGGGTTAAATTATTCTAAGATTTTAGCATCAATGAAAATGGCTGCCAATGAGATTCCAGCATCTGGCAATGACATAATAAAATCAGTTTGATCATTTCACACTTACAAACAAGATTATTGGTTCTTGTTGCTTTCTTTACCATCCAATTAAAATACCATTTTGCACACATCACTTAACcctttattaaatgatttttatgctcCAAGTCCCTGTATTTTCACAAGTTTAGTATTTAATCCTTTACTTTTTATTTGAAGGAACTTAGTCTTActttttggattaaaaaaaaaagcaagccCAATTATTAATACTGTTAAATTATGGTTCATTACAATATTGTTTTCTTTGTTACATAGTTATCTggtgagtaatttttttttatttcggaATGCAAGAAGAATTCTAACGGTGTTAAAgtaactaaatttctaaaaataaaattaaggagACTAATTTGAAAACAGTAGCAAAACTTGAGTGTGTATGTGGGATTAATTAGGCTCTTAGTCCTTGtgctttttttttggaattttgaaaatttgatctCTCTGATTTATTTCCAGAAATTTATTCCCTTTACTTATTCGATTTGAAATTAGGAATAAAGCGACTTAAGGCTAAATTAAACATGTATGTGAGTCCAAAATTTATGGCCACATAATTACTAGTCATGATGGttgggtttattatttattttttggttaaattataaaataaaaaaattaaaaattataatatcttcacatatttggaatttaatcttCATATTCTTAATTTTAAGAATTCACTTATTCtatttttcgaatttaaaaatttaggtttatttgctaacaccactaaaattcttctattaaatttgctggtgtttaaaattaaaaacaacagTACTCACTTGGTatccatgtaacaaaaaaatgacattgtaatgaacttgaatttgaTATAGAATTTTAACGGTGTTAATAATTCTTAAAAGTTCCCattaacattttaatcaaaataaagtatATAGACTAACTGATGACATTAAAGTTGAGGCACcaaataatgtaaaatttaaagtatatagattaaatatcaaaattgaatgaaataaaaggattaaaactaaaatttaaccattcttatataatctcaaaaaaagtaaaaagattagaactaaaatttaacaattatatattctcgtgtaaaaaaaaagagagaaaaatatttttgaatgtaCAAGTGTCATGTAAAGGAAGGtcctaaaaaatgaataaattagtctTCATACATTACATCAAAaagtaaactaatttttttattaaaaattccatctatttctactattaaaaattggtctctATACGCCAACATGAAGTATATGTGGCACTCCGTGTGTCAATGTTTGGTTCAATTACACCAGTTTTTAAAAgtacaaatagatgaaatttttaacaagaataattaatttactctttgatctaatgtacaggaATTAATTCACCCATTTTTTAGTAAAgagaataaaatataatatgactCTTAATACAAGAATCTCTATAATACCGCAATCAGCTATTGAATAGCAAAGAGTTAGAGGGTTTTGGTATACTTTCACTTGAATGCAAAACCAAGTTTGTTTAACCAAAAAATGGAAAGGCAAAAAGCTAAGACAAAACCTGAAGCAATGGCCAAAACAGTTAAAGAAGAAATCCAGCCTTTTTAACCATGGTTGTTTCTTTTTAATAACCCACACCTCCAAATTAACTTATTTTGgttaaaaatagaaaaggaaTTTGGGTTTGGGTTAACTTTGTTAAGTGTTTTTTTAATCTCAAAATGGGAAAGAAGTTAAAACTTAAACcttactttattttttaacagCAAAAAATGTCTTTTACCAAAGAATTTCACTGCAAAAATGTGTTATTTCCTTTTGGTAATGAATGTGTGGTAAGAGTAAAAAAGTTTTTACTGGGCTTTAAAAGGTCATCACCTCTCCTCTGTTTCTTCAACTATAAATCATCCTACAACTCATTCCCTTCTCTTTCATATTCATTTTTTTGCTTACGTTTTCCTCTCCTCCAATACCAAATATATTGCTTTCTTTTTGTTGTTCATGTAAGCTTTCTCTTTCATTTACATCCCCCACATCCCTGTTTGATCTCAGAAAACTCTCCAAAagaaaaaagggttttttttcctcacattttttttttcattttagctcCCCTGTTTTTCctctgtttattttttttcttctggtGGGTAAGAGAAAATGTTCTCAAGTGTATGTCAAGGTTTGCAATTATGCCTTGAGCCAAGGATCGTTGAATCACATTTTTTGAGGCTGAAACTGGCTCCACCATCGAGTTTTCAAGACTCCATTGAAACTCCCACGCCCTGTTTCACTAACCCTTCCGAACCCGAACCCATTTCATACCACAATGATTATGATGACACCGACATTAACATTACCGACGGTAACAACAATAGCGACAATATAAGCAAGCAAAATGCTGATATGGGTGTGTGGAGTTTCCTTCAATCCCTCGCCGGTCCCAAAGATTCTACAGAGAATAACGAAGTTTACGTGCACCCTCTCGTTAAAAGTTCAGCTTCTGCCCTAAGTAAAGAAAGCCTTGAAATGTGCACCGAAAGCTTAGGCAGTGAGACCGGAAGCGATATCAGCGACGACATTACCTTTGGGTGCTACAGTCCATCGAAACATAGGGAAAATTCGGTGACGAGACGAATGAGTTATAGTAGGAGCTTTCCACCGCCTTTGACATCCATTAGCGGTTCAAATATGAGTTATAATCCGTtaaaaacaagggaaaatttgGTGATGAAAAGGATGAATAGTAGCAGCAGCAGCAGCTTTCCGCCTCCTTTGACGTCCATTAGCGGTTCGAATGGCGTCCAAGTCACGTCTCACCGCGAAGGCGGCCGGTTAGTACTTCAAGCCGTTAATGTCCCTTCTTGTCAAACGTACTTCCATGTAGAACGAAGTGAGGGCAGGCTTAGGCTTTGCCTTTTGAAAGAAACAACCGCTGATACCCCAATTTTCGATGACaaagaagtagaagaagaagaaggagaagaggTAACCGAAGAAGATGAAGTTGTTGAAGAAGGTGAAGTACTTTATGAAGAAAATGATGTTGTAGAAGAAGATGAAGTACTTTATGGAGAAAATGGTGTTGTACAGGATGAAAATGATGTTGTAGAAGATGAAGTACTTTGTGAAGAAAATGATATTTTAGAAGATATAGATTATGAAGAAAATGGTGTTGTAGAAGATGAAGTTGAAGAAGAAAAGTGTTATTGGGGAGTTGAGGACTTGGATGAAAAGAATGGGAATATTGGGGATCAAACTGGAAATGGGAAATTGGCAAGGCTAATAAGCTGCAAAGGAAATGGGTGTGGGCACAAAGGGTTACTTGATTGGGAGCCATACTTGGTGGCTACTTAAAATATTTCTCAACCCCAACAAAGAGAATTACTAGCATTGAATgtcactaatttttttttctatttttctaatttttagctATTAAAAAGTTTGAGATTACCAATAATCTTCCCTCCATTTTCTTCCATGCAATActctctttctccttttcctaactttttttaagaaattttttgcgataaattatcaaaaatacggtttaaattattatgtttatcAACAATGAAACTAActtattaaatttcataaaataaggGATCGAATTCTGACAATCTCAAAAAGATGAAATTCATAATCAACGATATCAATTTTAGCTAGAACCAAAAAACCTAATCCAATTAATTCTGACCCAAAATTCAACTTGACCcgatataattataaaaagtcaaTGATTTAAGCGCGTCTAACCAAGACTCTAAAAATAAATTACTTCAACAAATAATTCAAAATGACCCAATTAAAAATACCTAAATAACAATCTTTATTAACTCAAACCTAGAATTATCATCatctaaaaaaaccctaattcatATACATACTTTTATCTTTGACATGGCATAAGATTAATTACATGACCATAAGCAAGATTATACACAAAACATAACAACATCATTACGAAATAAACAAGACATAGCGACAGCAATGAAGTAGAAATGTAGGCTTAAATTTCCAACCACCAAGAATAGATGAAATGGATGGTCCCGATCAATTAATGGGGTTCCTCTAATTTATGTTCCTCATCGCTTTCAATGGGGGGCATATTTTGTTGGACCATATATCATTTAAGAAAAAGGCAATACCAGAGATGATGGGAAATATAAAGGTCACAACCACATGTATGGTACGgtccaaaattgaaatttttccACCTTACTCTCAACCTTTTTACATATTTGGTATCAACAACCTCTTCTTGCCTTGCAAAATGTTTCTATAATTTTGGTTATGTGAgatattttaaaggttaaaaccAAGGTCTTATTCGTCTTTTTCCTTTATTGTTTAGATATACATCATCTGTTTAAATACCTCGTTATAATGACATCTGAGAAGAAGAAACATTAATCCATCATTGATCATGTCATGTAATATTTACACTAAGAAATGTGATTTTACCTTTTAATCAATTTAACCCGTTTCAACACTAAAGAATAAGAGAAACTGATTTCCAAATAAAAGCAACGTATTCGGTAATCGATTTACCGTGTTCTAAATCACTAGGACAATATCTTTTGTTTTCGACGTGACTTGATCAAACGGCTACAATCTCCTCCTATTTATCTTTTAACCATAGTCGTTGATTTTAAAAAGATCTAATGAGATCTCACTATAATAAGATCTCACCTGAGACGTTATTGTTGGTATATGATAGAATCCTTATCACCCAATGTGTGGGTGAGACAATTTCTTTTCTTAAATAGTAGTtttcattataataatattattttgaaagaaaattaattttaacataaattaattattttaagtgaaAGAATATATATTAGTGgttgtttttttatgtattagtgtggatgaaaaatttatttaacaaattaaaaaatgatataaaaatcaAATGTGACTTTGGGTTCGAATCCCGTCACGTGTAagcatttttctaaaatttatacgAAAATATAAGACTACCCTCAAAATAATATCAATGCCTTTATAAATATAAGGAGACTTTGGTAAATTCTCTATTGAGTTAGCATCCAGGCGACACGAACTcagtaataattttaaatatagtataaaaatatagatatatatgagTATTGGTGTGTTTTAAACTATGAATGtactattttagatttattaatatttatatatatttataacataatttctagtttttttaaataaaatatatatgcaaATATACATCAATTACATCAAGTTTTAACAAGTAAATGTTAAAAACTTTATCTATTTCTACAGTTAAAAATTGATCCCTATAAATCAATATGAGGTACACGTAACACGCCAAATGTCACTGTGTGGTTATTTTGTAAACCAAGtcaatttttaacagtataaaaaaataattttttttaatagaaatgataaatttattttttaaattaatgaattaaggaatttaataattttttaaataaagagaATATCATAATTTTACCATGAAAGCAAAGTTTGAAAAAGTTGCCCCCAGATAGcatttgattttaattggaaATTCCGGTATAAATTCAGGGAGTCGTATGTAAGCATTGATTGTAAAGCGTACACCGTCAGATTTTTCAAATACTACATAGTCCTTGTGTTCCTATATTTATTATGGATGGTTGGGGTTGTCTGCAACGGTCCAAGCTGCTGCACTGCGTCCCAATATATTGTCTAATTTAAGGTTAGCGGTAAATGCAACGTATACAAGTCCCTGTACTATGTTACAGAAAAcgtataaaatgattattttttttgtaataatgaGAAAATGACATTGTATTTTTAGGAAGAGATGcgtgtttgaattttggaaaTAAGATTATTGAGAAGGACGATAATGAACCCCGAAGATAATTGTAAAATAGACATAaatcatacaaaaaaaaatgtagtGCTAGTTTAAAATATGACTTAAATAGTTGCCTTTAATTGACAAATAAGATGTGAAATCAAATCGAGTTAAACTATTATAAAATATGagtattttacaaattttttaacGGGTAAGGATCTTTTTGCTCATTTTCCAAAATATAAAGACTCATGTTTTTATGTtacttggatttttttttctatcttaTGATAATTCTGTAAATAAGAAAGATCCATTATAGTTAGATCCCGTGAGATTTATTATGGTTGTGGAAGAGAAGACACATCTTCTCTATTTTTCGGTAATCAATTGAACATGTTCAAGGTTAGGGATGGCAATGGAGTGTGGTTGGCAAATTTTGCTCCACCAGTCACCCCGCTCCACTATGAATGCATAATCTTGAAAATCACAACCACCTCCATGGATGTTATAGACATCCATTCCTACTTTGCCTCACCAAACTCTGCTctgcttcaatttaatttttgctaattattttaaatatttttagattttttaaagtcaagtaaatatgtaaacataattcttcaaaaaaatatttaaatataaacattaaatcatcatttcaagaaaaaaaattaagttaaattatacaattggtcccccatattttttctttttgagtactttttttcttttatgttcttttcatttttcctttttttttattattttccgttctcttctacttctccttTTATTTTCCTCCCTCctccatctcttttaacataaaagaaaaaaataaattactcaaaatgaaaaaaaatatgggaCAATTAACGTGCTacatcagcttaccgttacaccattaatAACAATTaacgctcagtgactaaaatgttacaatacgataacataagtgactaaaacgtaacatttaaaacataagtgattaaaatgtaacatgagaaaaccaaaagtgactattttaataatttacacttaaatataatataaataattctttttaaaataacaaaaatccaTATAACTTGAATATCGAATAGAAAACATATGGGGTTAGGGATTTATGGCAGTTAAATTACAATGTGGAAGATGAAAGGCAAGTTGTTGGGGGTCTTTTGTACGAAGGGAGTACAAATGCGTGGACACAGTCATAATAATTGGACCCACAAAGGGACCAACATGCAAATTGACCTGATTACAACATGATCTTCCATGTGCTTAGATAGCTGCTGCTTCCCTTATTTCActgatttataaaaaaaaaaaatcccaatcaGTTAAAAAAGATGCTGATATGATTCGTGAGATCTCTGTTCTACTCTCTCTGTATTTCATGTCATGTGACTGACAATTTCcatttcacattcaaacatattcCCACAATTCTTACCTCTACTTTATTATGTCTGTCTAAAAATCCATGTGTACTGAAGATGAAAGATCATGGAACGAATCAAAGCTAGATATTGGTAAACAGAAAATTTATCATTTGTACAAAAGCAAGACACTTTAGTCTTTACTACAAAAATTGGGATGTCGAAAAGGTAACTTTTGAGAAAGGATCGCAAACATTTGACAATTTGATTGGTTGTTGGGTGAAGTCGAGTCGGGTCCAGTTTGGGGATAATATATCCCTTAGGAGAGGAGGATAGTGCCCTACCGTGGAGTTTGGGTATCCATACATTCAGGTACTTTATATAATTGTTTTGGTTGGCTTTAGGTGGGGGACGATGTAGAAATTGTCAAACATAGGCATATGCTATCGTTTTCTCTTGGGATAAGCTCACATTCGGGActgaatttgataaaattttacattCGTTCACAttagttttgaaatttgattttttttaatttgttccgtaaatttaaagtacattaatattatgatattttgttagatcactatttgatttgccAATAGAATATCGACATGTATCTTAAAAAaatctttttgaaaaattataaaaataggaaattttatgaaatttattttgttaattgtgaaggttaattttgaatgtgtacttttagtagatttttttacaaaataaattacaggtattttagaaaattttaggttttgttttatatttttcttcaactttaagaattttatatttttatttcacgtGCATAATAAACCTAAACATATAGTTTTTCAGATGcgtatttttagtaatttttttataatttcaaaaaataataatgtaaaaattatttttaaaataaatcttaattttctttaattaaatcatttataatcattttaaatattcaaat
It encodes the following:
- the LOC107930445 gene encoding protein FANTASTIC FOUR 1: MFSSVCQGLQLCLEPRIVESHFLRLKLAPPSSFQDSIETPTPCFTNPSEPEPISYHNDYDDTDINITDGNNNSDNISKQNADMGVWSFLQSLAGPKDSTENNEVYVHPLVKSSASALSKESLEMCTESLGSETGSDISDDITFGCYSPSKHRENSVTRRMSYSRSFPPPLTSISGSNMSYNPLKTRENLVMKRMNSSSSSSFPPPLTSISGSNGVQVTSHREGGRLVLQAVNVPSCQTYFHVERSEGRLRLCLLKETTADTPIFDDKEVEEEEGEEVTEEDEVVEEGEVLYEENDVVEEDEVLYGENGVVQDENDVVEDEVLCEENDILEDIDYEENGVVEDEVEEEKCYWGVEDLDEKNGNIGDQTGNGKLARLISCKGNGCGHKGLLDWEPYLVAT